The following proteins come from a genomic window of Corynebacterium falsenii:
- a CDS encoding sulfurtransferase, producing the protein MGIEQDPSSQLDQFADRNKLVTNAWLGAKLGTPGLKVVESDEDSLLYDIGHIPTAVRITWDRELSDSLIRDVISPEDFARLMDDKGISRDDTVVIYGDYSNLWAVYTLWIFELFGHPDVRLLDGGRDAWMQEEREISYEFPVSRVSGYPVTDRDDATHRIFVDELRDQVESTQILDLRDAADFNGEDTASAAEISRRGHIPGAVKISADASLHPNSRFRSVDQLRAVHEGLDPERPTVVYCNNGGRAAQEWFVLRYLLGWTNVRVYDGSWVEWGNMMRMPIERKHQGYSIR; encoded by the coding sequence ATGGGAATTGAGCAGGACCCGAGCTCGCAATTGGACCAGTTCGCGGACAGAAACAAGCTGGTCACCAACGCGTGGCTTGGCGCGAAGCTGGGCACGCCCGGCTTGAAGGTCGTAGAAAGCGATGAGGATTCGCTGCTCTATGACATTGGCCACATCCCCACCGCTGTGCGCATCACCTGGGATCGTGAGCTGTCCGATTCCCTCATTCGCGATGTGATCAGCCCGGAAGACTTCGCCCGTCTCATGGATGACAAGGGCATCTCCCGGGACGATACCGTGGTCATCTACGGCGATTACTCGAATCTCTGGGCGGTCTACACCCTGTGGATTTTCGAGTTGTTCGGCCACCCCGACGTTCGACTCCTCGATGGTGGCCGGGATGCGTGGATGCAGGAGGAGCGGGAAATCTCCTACGAGTTTCCCGTCTCCCGCGTCTCCGGCTACCCGGTGACGGATCGGGACGATGCCACGCACCGCATCTTCGTCGATGAGCTGCGGGATCAGGTGGAGTCCACGCAGATCCTCGATTTGCGCGATGCGGCCGATTTCAACGGCGAGGACACTGCCTCGGCGGCGGAGATCAGCCGTCGCGGCCACATCCCCGGCGCGGTGAAAATCAGCGCCGACGCCTCACTTCACCCCAACTCCCGGTTCCGATCGGTCGACCAGCTCCGTGCTGTCCACGAGGGCCTGGATCCCGAACGACCCACCGTGGTCTATTGCAACAATGGCGGCCGCGCGGCCCAGGAGTGGTTCGTGCTGCGTTACCTGTTGGGCTGGACCAATGTGCGCGTCTACGACGGCTCGTGGGTGGAGTGGGGCAACATGATGCGGATGCCGATTGAGCGGAAACACCAGGGTTATTCGATACGATAG